DNA sequence from the Novosphingobium sp. KACC 22771 genome:
GCCATTGACCAGCGCGCAGACGTTCTGGCCCAGCAAGGTCGGATCGACCCCGGCGCCCAGCGCGACCACCTCGCCCGCGATTTCCAGGCCAAGAATGGGGGAATGACCCTTGGGCGCGGGATATTGGCCAAGCCGTTGAATCACATCGGGGCGATTGACCCCGGCGGCGGCCACCTTGACCAGAACCTGCCCCGCAGCAGGCATGGGAATGGCCAGATCAGACAGTTTCAGAACCTGTACCGGCCCCGGCTGATCGAATGTCACCGCCTTCATAAATTCGGGAAGCACAGACCCCATGATCGCCCCGTCATGCTGCAATACACTATTTAACTGTAATCCCTAGCCTCACGCCCTGTTGACAGCAAGCGAAAGCGGACCGATGCTGTGGCCAATGGAAGATGAAGATCGCCCCCATGCTTTGGCAAGCGGTCGCAAGGACGCTGCGGCCTCCCTCTCTTTGGAGAGCCTTGAGCCTTATTCGATCGACGAACTGGACGCGCGGGTGATTCTGCTGGAGGCCGAGATTGCGCGGGTGCGCGCGCACAAGGCCCGCAGCGCCGCCAACCGCCTTGCCGCCGAGGCGCTGTTTCGTACTCCCCACTTGCCCGGTCCATCTTCATCGGGCCCAACCCCATCCGGTGCGACAAGCTGATGCGCGTGCCCCCTCGTAATTGTCCAGGGGATCGCCATATGGTCTTTATCACACCTGTTGTCGCATATCCTGCCGGGGTAAAATCCCGGCTTGCTCGCCCATCCCGCCCCTCCAGCCCCCTGCCCTCTTAGTAGCGAAAGCGCGATCAATGCCCAGTTTCGCCCAAAGTCTCGAAAAGACCCTCCACGCGGCTCTCAGCCAGGCGTCGGAGCGCAGCCATGAATATGCAACGCTGGAGCATCTCCTGCTGGCGTTGATCGACGATCCCGATGCATCGCAGGTGATGATCGCCTGCGGCGTGGATCTGGGCGATCTGGCCGAGGCGGTGAAGCAATATCTGGATCAGGAATATCAAAGCCTGAAAACCAAGGAAAAGGGCGATCCGGCCCCGACCGCCGGTTTCCAGCGCGTGATCCAGCGCGCCATCCTGCATGTCCAGTCCAGCGGCAAGGATACGGTCACCGGCGCCAATGTGCTGGTCGCCCTGTTCTCCGAACGCGATTCCTATGCGGTCTATTTCCTGCAGCAGCAGGACATGAGCCGTCTGGATGCCGTCAGCTTTATCAGCCACGGCATCGGCAAGGGCGGCAAGAAGATCGAGGACAAGAGCCCCAAGGGCGCCGAAGCCGAAGAACCGCGTCAGGAAGAAAAGCAGGAAACCAAGTCGTCGAACAACGCCAACAAGAAGGATTCGGCGCTTGACCAGTTCTGCGTCAATCTCAATGACAAGGCGCTGGGCGGCAAGGTCGACCCGCTGATCGGGCGCGGGCCCGAGGTGGACCGCACGATCCAGATCCTGTGCCGCCGGTCCAAGAACAACCCGCTCTATGTGGGCGATCCCGGCGTGGGTAAAACCGCGATTGCCGAGGGCCTTGCGCGCAAGATCGTCGAGGGCGAAGTGCCCGAGGTGTTGGCCAATGCGGTGATCTATTCGCTCGACATGGGCTCGCTGTTGGCGGGCACGCGCTATCGCGGCGATTTCGAGGAGCGGTTGAAGCAGGTCGTTTCCGAGCTGGAAAAGATGCCGCACGCGATCCTCTTCATCGACGAGATCCACACCGTGATCGGCGCTGGCGCGACCAGCGGCGGGGCGATGGATGCCTCCAACCTGCTCAAGCCTGCGCTGTCGGGCGGGTCGATCCGCTGCATCGGCTCGACCACCTACAAAGAGTTCCGCAATCACTTCGAAAAGGACCGCGCCCTGCTGCGCCGGTTCCAGAAGATCGACGTGAACGAGCCGAGCATCGAGGATACGATCAAGATCCTCAAGGGTCTGCGCACCGCGTTCGAGGATCACCACAAGGTGAAATACACGCCCGCTGCCATCAAGTCGGCGGTGGAGCTCTCGGCGCGCTATATCAACGACCGCAAACTGCCCGACAAGGCGATCGACGTGATCGACGAAGTGGGCGCGATGCAGATGCTGGTGCCGCCGTCCAAGCGCAAGAAGACCATCACCGAACGCGAGATCGAGGCCGTGATCGCCACGATGGCGCGCATCCCGCCCAAGTCCGTCAGCAAGGACGACCGCGCGGTGCTGGGCCATCTGGAGCGCGACCTCAAGCGTCAGGTGTTCGGTCAGGACAAGGCTATCGAAGTGCTCTCCTCGGCCATGAAGCTGAGCCGGGCGGGCCTGCGCGATCCCGACAAGCCGATCGGCTGCTTCCTCTTTTCCGGCCCCACCGGCGTCGGCAAGACCGAGGTGGCCAAGCGCCTGTCGGAAATCATGGGCATCCCGCTCCAGCGTTTCGACATGTCGGAATATATGGAGCGCCATTCGGTCTCGCGCCTGATCGGCGCCCCTCCGGGCTATGTCGGCTTTGATCAGGGCGGTCTGCTCACCGATGCCATCGATCAACAGCCCCATTGCGTACTGCTGCTCGACGAAATCGAAAAGGCCCACCCGGATCTGTTCAACATCCTGCTGCAGGTGATGGACAATGGCCGCCTGACCGATCACCACGGCAAGACGGTCGATTTCCGCAACGTGATCCTGATCATGACCACCAATGCGGGCGCATCCGACATGGCGCGCAGCGGCATCGGCTTTGGCGACATTTCCAAGGCGGATGCGGGCGATGAGGCGGTCAAGAACCTGTTCACGCCGGAATTCCGCAACCGTCTGGATGCCATCGTGCCCTTCGCCTATCTGGGCAAGGAAGTGGTCAGCCGCGTGGTGGACAAGTTCATCCTCCAGCTCGAACTGCAGCTGGCCGATCAGAACGTGCATATCCAGTTCGACGCGGCGGCCCGCGAATGGCTGGGTGATCGCGGCTATGACCGGCTTTATGGCGCGCGGCCGATGTCGCGCCTGATACAGGACAAGGTCAAGCAGCCGCTGGCCGAGGAACTGCTGTTCGGCAAGCTGGCCCATGGCGGCGAGGTCAATGTCACGGTCAAGGAAGGCGAGAACGGCAAGAGCGAGCTGACCTTCCTGCTCGTGCCGGCCGCGCCGAAACTGGACGCGAAAAAGACGCCCAAGGGCAAGAAGAAGTCGAACGCCGCATCTGAATCGTCCGAAAACGGCGGCGAAAACGAAGGCGACAGCGAATAAGTCGATAAATCAGGCGATTGGCGGGTGGGGCAAATAGTCCCGCCCGCCAATTGCCGCTTTTCCCGGCGGCGCAACGGGTTTAGACCCTGCGCCCATGACCCAGACCATCCCCGCGCCCTTTCCGGCGCTTCGCCTGCGCCGCACCCGAGCCACCGGCTGGTCGCGCGCGCTTCATCGCGAACATATCCTGACCCCTGCCGATCTCATCTGGCCGCTGTTCGTGACCGAGGGCACAGGCGTTGAGGAACCGATCCCCTCGCTGCCGGGCGTCTCGCGCTGGAGCGTGGACGGCATCGTGGCGCGCGCCAAGGAAGCCGTGGCGCAGGGTATTCCCGTGCTGGCGCTGTTCCCCAATACCCAGCCCGAACGCCGCAGCGAGGATGGCGCCGAGGCGCTGAACCCCGACAATCTGATGTGCCGCGCGATCCGGGCGATCAAGGATGCCTGCGGCGATGATATTGGCGTGCTCACCGATGTCGCGCTTGATCCCTATACCAGCCATGGCCAGGACGGGCTGATCGACGGCGAGGGCTATGTGCTGAATGACGCCACGGTCGAGGTGCTGGTAGGCCAGTCGCTCAATCAGGCGGCGGCGGGCGCGGATATCATTGCCCCTTCGGATATGATGGACGGCCGCATCGGCACGATCCGCCAGGCGCTGGAGGCCGAAAACCACCATAACGTCCAGATCATGTCCTATGCCGCCAAATATGCCAGCGCCTTTTACGGCCCCTTCCGCGATGCGGTGGGATCGCGCGGGCTGCTGAAGGGCAACAAGAAGACCTATCAGATGGACCCGGCCAATGCCGAGGAAGCGCTGCGCGAGGTCGCCGTCGATTTGGCCGAGGGCGCGGACAGCGTGATGGTCAAACCCGGCCTGCCCTATCTGGACATTGCCATCCGCGTGAAGCAGCAATTCGGCGTGCCGGTCTTTGCCTATCAGGTGTCGGGCGAATATGCGATGATCGAGGCCGCCGTGGCCGCAGGCGCCGCCGACCGCGACACGATGGTGCTCGAAACCCTGCTGGCCTTCAAGCGGGCGGGCTGTAGCGGGGTGTTGACCTATCATGCGCTGCATGCCGCGCGCCTGCTCAATGGCTGACGCTCTGCCCATCATCACCCCTCGCCTGATCCTGCGCCCGTGGGAGGATCGCGACCGCGACGCCGCATGGGCCATGGCGCAGGACCCCGAGGTGATGCGCTACCTCCCCCCGCTGACCCGCGAGGGCAGCGATGCGATGATCGACCGGATGATGGCGATGCAGGCGCAGCATGGCCATACCTTCTGGGTGATGGAGCGGCCCGGAGATGGGCGCCGCGATGGGCAATTCCTGGGCATGTGCGGATTTTGCCCGCCCCGCCCGCCGCTGGTGGAATATGAGATTGGCTGGCGTCTGGCCCGCGAGGCGTGGGGGCAAGGGTATGGCACGGAGAGCGCCCGCGCGGTGCTGGATTGGTCATGGGCGCATCGCGATATGGCCACCATCGTTGCCATCACCACGCGCGAAAATGCCAAGAGCCGCGCGCTGATGGGGCGCATCGGCATGGCCCATGCGCCCCACGAAGATTTCGATCATCCCGCCCTTCTGGAAACTGACCGCTTGCGTCCCCATGTTCTCTATCGCATTGCACGGCCCAAAGGCTGAGAGGACATCATGCGTTCAGACATCACCATCGCCCCGTTCAAGGGCATCTGGCCCCGTATTCATGACAGCGCCTTTATTGCGCCCGGTTGCCGGATCATCGGCGATGTCGAAATCGGCCCGGATGTCAGCGTCTGGTACAATTGCGTCATCCGCGGCGACGCGCATTCCATCCGCATCGGCGCACGCAGCAATATCCAGGATGGCAGCGTCATCCATTGCGACAGCCCCAAACCGGGCCGTCCCGAAGGATTTCCCACCATTATCGGCGAGGATGTGCTGATCGGCCATATGGCGATGGTGCATGGCTGCACGCTGATGGACCGCGCCTTTGTCGGGCTGGGCGCCATCGTCATGGATGGCTGCGTGATCGAAGAGGACGGGATGCTGGCCGCGGGCGCACTGCTCAGCCCCGGCAAGCGCATTCCCAGCCGCCAGATGTGGATCGGCCAACCCGCGCGCTATGCCCGCGAGATGGACGATGCCCAATTGGCCGATATGGCGCGCAATGTCGCCGCCTATGTCCGCAACGGGCGCGATCATAAGGCGGCGCTGGACGATATGCTGCTGCATGGCGCGGCCTAAAATCGCCCTGCCCGCGCCCGAGGCGATCCGCGCGCTGGTGGATGGCGAGGGCAGGCTGGCAGTGAAGGTGACGCCGGGCGCACGCAGCGAGGCGGTCGAGATTGCGCAAGGCCGCCTGCTGGTCAAGGTCCGCGCCAAGCCGGAGGACGGCAAAGCCACCGAGGCGGTGATCGAGCTGGTGGCCGCCGCGCTGGGTCTGGGGGCAAGCCGGGTCACTTTGCTGCGCGGGGCCACCTCGCGCGAAAAATTGCTCTCTATTGGCGAGTGATGCGTATGGCCGCGATCATCGCGGCCAGCGCCCAAGCCGCCCCCAGCCACAGCCCCGCTGCGGGATAGTGCAGCCCCATCGCCGCCCCGCCGATCCCGCCCAGCACCAGTCCCAGCCACAGCGCCAGACTGGCCCCGGCGCCGGTCACGCGCTGGCCCTGCGCCGCCATGCCCAGCGCCTGCCCCGCCTTGACCAGCGCGCCGGTTACATAGGTCAGCGCCAGCGTTCCCTCGCCCTCACGCTGAAACGTGGCGTTGAGCGCTCCCATGGCCAGCACCAGCGCCCCCTGGGCCACCACCGTCCCATGCCCCAGCGCGCCCAGCGTCAACAGCGCGCAGACCATGCCCAGCACCGCCACCTTGCGCCATAATCCGGCCCGCGCCGCCACCGCCGTTCCCAGCGCCACGCCCAGCACAAAGCCGAGGATCAGTCCGGCAGGCACCAGCGCACGATAAGGCGCGGTGACCAGATCGACCGCCATGCGCGTCGAATTGCCCGACATGAACGAGATGAAATAGCCGCCATTGGCAACAAACCCGCTGGCATCGACAAAGCCCGCCAGCGCCGAAAGAGCGATGGCAAGGCTGCGTCGGGAGCGGTCGAGCCTGTGCATTCAGTCTGCTGGCGCCTGAACCGGGACCATCGAACCGGCGATTTCCTCCAGCACGCCCGCCATCGCATCGGCCATCACCCGATCCGCCGGGGCCACATCGGCAATCGCGCGGGCCATGGCGGCGGCCCATTGATCGGCCGTCTCGCGGGCGATGGGCAATCCGCGATGCATGCTCATCATGCATTTGCCCGAGGCGAACCAGTCACGCGGCCCGCCCGACCATCCGGTCAGAAACCCGGTCAGGCTTTCGCGCATCGGCCCCAGATCGGCGGCATGCATCGCACGCAGCTTTGCATAGGCCGGGTCGCTTTCCATCAGATCATAGAAGCGGTTGGCAATGGCCGCGATCACCTCGCGCCCGCCCAGCCGCTCATAGGGCGTCTTGCGGGCGGTTTCCTCGGCCTGCACCTGATCACTCGTATCATTCACGCGGGGGCTTCCTTATGCAACGGGTCTATCAAACCTCGCTGCCATGCGCCAGCCCGGCAGGCTTTGACGCCAATCAATAGGCCGCGCGGGGCAGCGAACCCATCGCCATATGCGTCACCACAGGCCCCAGCCCGCCCGAAGGTTTCACGTGAAGCATTTGCCCCAGTCGCGCGCGAAAGGCGGCCAGTTCGGCCCGGTCCACCCCGGCGCGCACGGTAAAGCCCACCGACATCGGATCCACCGCCTGCCCGCCGCGAAACACTTCATAATGCAGATGCGCGCCTGTCGACAGGCCGGTCGAGCCGACATAGCCGATCACCTGCCCGGCGCGCACCCGCATCCCCGGCGCAACGGCAAAGCGGGATAGGTGGCCATAGCCGGTGGAGACCGCCCCGCCATGATCGAGGCGGATGTAATTGCCATGCCCGCCATGCGGCCCGACGAAATTGACCAGCGCATCGGCCACCGCATAGACCGGGGCGCCCCATGGCGCGGCCAGATCGGTGCCCGCATGCATCCGCGCAAAGCCCAGGATGGGATGCAGCCGCAGGCCAAAGCCCGAACTGATCCGCGCCCCGGCCACCGGCATCACCAGCGCCTGCGTCGCGCGTTGTTCGGCCATGTCCGATGCGTCATAGAATTGCGCATCGCGGCCCCGGCCCCAGCGCAGCAATTGCTTGGCCATATGGCCGCCCGACTCGATGGCGGCATATTCCAGATCGCCCACCTCGACCTGACCATCGGGCGCGCGTTTATAATCGACCACCATGTCGAACACATCGCCCTGATGCACCTGATCCAGGCTGAGATGGGCATCGATAGCGGCAAGGAATTGCTGAATCGCCTTCATCGGTGCGCCGGCGGCCCGCGCTGCGCGATAGACGCTGGTCCCGGCCACGCCGCGAATACGCAAAGGGGTTGAATCAACCGGCAGGACATGACGGGCCACGACAAAACCGGCGCCCGAACGGGTCAGCGTGAGATCAAGATCAAAACGCGCACGCAGCGAAAGGCTTTCGAGCCGGCGCGCCGCCCCTGCGCCTGCCGCCTGCCCCAGATGCAGGGCAAAGCGCGTGCCCGGCGCAATATCCTCCAGCGCCACCGCCGAGGCCAGCGCGCTGCGCACCGCGCCATTGTCCGCCGCCGAGACCCCGGCCCGGTTCAACATGGCCTCGATGCTGTCCTCCTGCGCCAGCATGACCGAGAGATCGAGGCTGGGTCGCTCGGGCGCCTGCGCCAGCGGGACAAGGCGCGCGGTCGGCCCCATCCGGCGCCCGGTATCGCCGCCATAGAGC
Encoded proteins:
- a CDS encoding DUF1192 domain-containing protein — its product is MLWPMEDEDRPHALASGRKDAAASLSLESLEPYSIDELDARVILLEAEIARVRAHKARSAANRLAAEALFRTPHLPGPSSSGPTPSGATS
- the clpA gene encoding ATP-dependent Clp protease ATP-binding subunit ClpA; protein product: MPSFAQSLEKTLHAALSQASERSHEYATLEHLLLALIDDPDASQVMIACGVDLGDLAEAVKQYLDQEYQSLKTKEKGDPAPTAGFQRVIQRAILHVQSSGKDTVTGANVLVALFSERDSYAVYFLQQQDMSRLDAVSFISHGIGKGGKKIEDKSPKGAEAEEPRQEEKQETKSSNNANKKDSALDQFCVNLNDKALGGKVDPLIGRGPEVDRTIQILCRRSKNNPLYVGDPGVGKTAIAEGLARKIVEGEVPEVLANAVIYSLDMGSLLAGTRYRGDFEERLKQVVSELEKMPHAILFIDEIHTVIGAGATSGGAMDASNLLKPALSGGSIRCIGSTTYKEFRNHFEKDRALLRRFQKIDVNEPSIEDTIKILKGLRTAFEDHHKVKYTPAAIKSAVELSARYINDRKLPDKAIDVIDEVGAMQMLVPPSKRKKTITEREIEAVIATMARIPPKSVSKDDRAVLGHLERDLKRQVFGQDKAIEVLSSAMKLSRAGLRDPDKPIGCFLFSGPTGVGKTEVAKRLSEIMGIPLQRFDMSEYMERHSVSRLIGAPPGYVGFDQGGLLTDAIDQQPHCVLLLDEIEKAHPDLFNILLQVMDNGRLTDHHGKTVDFRNVILIMTTNAGASDMARSGIGFGDISKADAGDEAVKNLFTPEFRNRLDAIVPFAYLGKEVVSRVVDKFILQLELQLADQNVHIQFDAAAREWLGDRGYDRLYGARPMSRLIQDKVKQPLAEELLFGKLAHGGEVNVTVKEGENGKSELTFLLVPAAPKLDAKKTPKGKKKSNAASESSENGGENEGDSE
- the hemB gene encoding porphobilinogen synthase, producing the protein MTQTIPAPFPALRLRRTRATGWSRALHREHILTPADLIWPLFVTEGTGVEEPIPSLPGVSRWSVDGIVARAKEAVAQGIPVLALFPNTQPERRSEDGAEALNPDNLMCRAIRAIKDACGDDIGVLTDVALDPYTSHGQDGLIDGEGYVLNDATVEVLVGQSLNQAAAGADIIAPSDMMDGRIGTIRQALEAENHHNVQIMSYAAKYASAFYGPFRDAVGSRGLLKGNKKTYQMDPANAEEALREVAVDLAEGADSVMVKPGLPYLDIAIRVKQQFGVPVFAYQVSGEYAMIEAAVAAGAADRDTMVLETLLAFKRAGCSGVLTYHALHAARLLNG
- a CDS encoding GNAT family N-acetyltransferase, whose product is MADALPIITPRLILRPWEDRDRDAAWAMAQDPEVMRYLPPLTREGSDAMIDRMMAMQAQHGHTFWVMERPGDGRRDGQFLGMCGFCPPRPPLVEYEIGWRLAREAWGQGYGTESARAVLDWSWAHRDMATIVAITTRENAKSRALMGRIGMAHAPHEDFDHPALLETDRLRPHVLYRIARPKG
- a CDS encoding gamma carbonic anhydrase family protein codes for the protein MRSDITIAPFKGIWPRIHDSAFIAPGCRIIGDVEIGPDVSVWYNCVIRGDAHSIRIGARSNIQDGSVIHCDSPKPGRPEGFPTIIGEDVLIGHMAMVHGCTLMDRAFVGLGAIVMDGCVIEEDGMLAAGALLSPGKRIPSRQMWIGQPARYAREMDDAQLADMARNVAAYVRNGRDHKAALDDMLLHGAA
- a CDS encoding DUF167 domain-containing protein, coding for MARPKIALPAPEAIRALVDGEGRLAVKVTPGARSEAVEIAQGRLLVKVRAKPEDGKATEAVIELVAAALGLGASRVTLLRGATSREKLLSIGE
- a CDS encoding YoaK family protein produces the protein MHRLDRSRRSLAIALSALAGFVDASGFVANGGYFISFMSGNSTRMAVDLVTAPYRALVPAGLILGFVLGVALGTAVAARAGLWRKVAVLGMVCALLTLGALGHGTVVAQGALVLAMGALNATFQREGEGTLALTYVTGALVKAGQALGMAAQGQRVTGAGASLALWLGLVLGGIGGAAMGLHYPAAGLWLGAAWALAAMIAAIRITRQ
- a CDS encoding globin domain-containing protein, whose amino-acid sequence is MNDTSDQVQAEETARKTPYERLGGREVIAAIANRFYDLMESDPAYAKLRAMHAADLGPMRESLTGFLTGWSGGPRDWFASGKCMMSMHRGLPIARETADQWAAAMARAIADVAPADRVMADAMAGVLEEIAGSMVPVQAPAD
- a CDS encoding M23 family metallopeptidase; the protein is MASRDFSAPVALPHALAARMQRALRGFDMATDLAEDIGTARWFRGLGVMLGGIGLAVALWPGQAAAPAIPSTPMDAATREEWRSQTVQPLLYGGDTGRRMGPTARLVPLAQAPERPSLDLSVMLAQEDSIEAMLNRAGVSAADNGAVRSALASAVALEDIAPGTRFALHLGQAAGAGAARRLESLSLRARFDLDLTLTRSGAGFVVARHVLPVDSTPLRIRGVAGTSVYRAARAAGAPMKAIQQFLAAIDAHLSLDQVHQGDVFDMVVDYKRAPDGQVEVGDLEYAAIESGGHMAKQLLRWGRGRDAQFYDASDMAEQRATQALVMPVAGARISSGFGLRLHPILGFARMHAGTDLAAPWGAPVYAVADALVNFVGPHGGHGNYIRLDHGGAVSTGYGHLSRFAVAPGMRVRAGQVIGYVGSTGLSTGAHLHYEVFRGGQAVDPMSVGFTVRAGVDRAELAAFRARLGQMLHVKPSGGLGPVVTHMAMGSLPRAAY